The following coding sequences lie in one Candidatus Nitrospira allomarina genomic window:
- a CDS encoding phosphocholine cytidylyltransferase family protein yields the protein MKAIIFAAGVGKRLQGVTEGRPKCLVDLGGRTLLSRHVEALGQLGVCQVVLVVGYAQDHIRKAMAADPFVQEVRWVVNEQFTRGSITSLWAARFEMDDDVVLMDADVLYAPSILARLVHSPFPTALLMDETVKQESEECMIAAKAGRVLTLSKSLPSAYDEAGEGVGFLKVQEQDIPALLQSVQAYVAVGALDMEYEDALKEFFEKVPVGYEKIGGLPWIEIDFPKDIDRAESEILPAVLSLEENTRATTLRP from the coding sequence GTGAAGGCAATTATTTTTGCCGCGGGTGTGGGGAAGCGGTTGCAAGGCGTGACAGAAGGGCGACCGAAATGCCTGGTCGATCTTGGGGGAAGGACGTTATTATCCCGGCATGTCGAAGCTCTAGGGCAATTGGGTGTGTGCCAGGTGGTGCTGGTGGTGGGGTACGCTCAGGATCATATTCGAAAAGCCATGGCCGCTGACCCGTTTGTTCAAGAGGTCCGATGGGTGGTGAATGAACAGTTTACTCGTGGGAGCATAACGTCTTTGTGGGCGGCACGGTTTGAAATGGACGATGATGTGGTGCTTATGGATGCCGATGTTCTCTATGCCCCATCGATTCTGGCTCGGTTGGTTCATTCTCCCTTTCCCACCGCCTTGTTAATGGATGAGACGGTGAAGCAGGAATCGGAAGAGTGTATGATTGCCGCAAAGGCTGGTCGAGTCCTTACCTTAAGTAAAAGCCTGCCATCTGCCTATGATGAGGCCGGGGAAGGGGTCGGGTTTCTCAAAGTCCAAGAACAGGATATTCCAGCACTGTTGCAATCGGTTCAGGCCTATGTTGCAGTTGGAGCGCTTGATATGGAATATGAGGACGCGCTAAAAGAGTTTTTTGAGAAGGTGCCGGTGGGATACGAAAAAATCGGGGGTCTTCCGTGGATAGAAATTGATTTTCCCAAAGATATAGATCGAGCGGAGTCTGAGATCTTGCCCGCCGTATTAAGCTTAGAGGAGAATACCAGGGCCACCACACTGAGACCGTAG
- a CDS encoding CDP-alcohol phosphatidyltransferase family protein, which produces MDGILKQEATHAVDTAILLTSVGVFDPGAVGTGDAVPSPLTRVGGMTLFQRAVFTLQRGGISQIWVLAGPEEQALRQLLREDSRVQAAVRWLPVREFPPHDPQTWEALAEEINGACMIVGCHTVYSPALIQRLRVEGSQGKAVVVVGHPEEGHHRGNPGVAFRPEGLEGRSTSTVVFHDQAVSQTSQSSTKSQTPDRSRLPLVGDLLVLPARLLGISGVLHANGTNPLRLALEQAAVEGTIQTIGGASHWFRDVRGPKGAQLAERTLLEALQTIKGGLDGLVDRYVNRKCSGLLTHGFLRLGWSPNMITMLSMVVGLVGAGLFVPGSWKLAILGGLILQLSVIIDCCDGEVARLTFSESKFGQELDIWADNVVHIVLFAAIACGAFLQGPWEQTHLPLLLGASAVLANVVSLLLVNHARQLRSRPRQIRQLTEQERANIEFMLGNVANRDFSIMVLLSAAFGFLHWFLALAAIGSWLFVMSMAWMLRRSLIPRA; this is translated from the coding sequence ATGGACGGAATACTTAAACAAGAAGCCACCCATGCGGTCGATACGGCAATTTTATTGACGTCGGTCGGCGTCTTTGATCCCGGAGCCGTCGGGACAGGTGATGCGGTTCCGAGTCCCTTGACTCGTGTCGGCGGCATGACGCTGTTTCAACGAGCGGTGTTCACGTTGCAGCGAGGCGGAATTTCTCAAATTTGGGTGTTGGCTGGGCCGGAAGAACAAGCTCTTCGCCAGTTACTTCGTGAAGATAGCCGGGTACAGGCTGCCGTTCGTTGGTTGCCGGTTCGGGAATTTCCTCCTCATGACCCGCAGACCTGGGAAGCGCTTGCGGAGGAAATCAATGGAGCCTGTATGATCGTGGGTTGCCATACCGTGTACTCTCCCGCATTGATCCAGCGCCTGCGAGTTGAAGGATCTCAAGGAAAGGCAGTCGTAGTCGTTGGTCATCCTGAGGAAGGACATCACCGGGGAAATCCCGGGGTGGCGTTCCGTCCTGAGGGCCTGGAGGGACGATCAACCTCGACTGTGGTCTTCCATGATCAGGCAGTATCCCAGACGTCACAGTCCTCAACGAAAAGTCAGACTCCTGATCGAAGCCGATTGCCGCTGGTTGGCGATCTTCTAGTTCTCCCTGCCCGGCTTTTGGGAATATCAGGCGTGTTACATGCTAATGGCACTAATCCACTTCGGTTGGCATTGGAGCAAGCGGCAGTGGAAGGGACGATTCAAACCATTGGCGGAGCATCTCATTGGTTTAGAGATGTTCGTGGGCCTAAGGGGGCCCAACTTGCTGAGCGGACGCTGTTGGAGGCACTCCAAACCATTAAAGGCGGTTTGGATGGGTTGGTGGATCGGTATGTGAATCGTAAATGTTCCGGCCTGCTCACGCATGGGTTTTTACGGTTGGGATGGTCACCGAACATGATTACGATGCTATCCATGGTCGTGGGGCTCGTGGGTGCGGGGCTTTTTGTGCCTGGGTCCTGGAAACTTGCCATTCTCGGGGGACTGATCTTGCAATTGTCTGTCATCATTGATTGCTGCGATGGGGAGGTTGCCCGGCTGACGTTTTCAGAATCCAAGTTTGGGCAAGAACTCGATATTTGGGCAGATAATGTCGTGCACATTGTGTTGTTTGCGGCCATTGCCTGCGGGGCATTTCTCCAGGGGCCGTGGGAGCAGACGCACCTTCCCCTTCTGCTTGGGGCCTCAGCGGTTTTAGCGAATGTCGTGTCGTTGCTGTTAGTCAATCATGCGCGGCAATTGCGATCCCGTCCTCGTCAAATTCGGCAACTCACAGAACAAGAGCGGGCCAATATTGAATTTATGTTGGGCAATGTCGCCAATCGCGATTTTTCCATCATGGTGTTACTAAGTGCTGCTTTTGGCTTCCTGCACTGGTTTTTGGCCCTGGCCGCGATTGGCTCGTGGCTCTTTGTCATGTCGATGGCCTGGATGCTCCGCCGTAGTCTCATCCCTCGTGCTTAA
- a CDS encoding flippase-like domain-containing protein gives MLKLLFLVVGLAALVGIVLHIGLEPIQHTVSQLGLLHFGLILLPMILVYGLEAMGWQLTLGSHARHVGFMRLFAIRMAGETVNVTTPTAYVGGEPLKAYLLKRYGVPMVDGLASVITAKTAMTFAQVLFILLGLAVAFWILGDSGHSWMAMLVSVGVLAFGVGLFVLLQRRGLGMGCLGLLRACGIRFSFLEKREPQLQELDGTIRGFYSQHRQTFYAALALFFLAWMMETLEVYAILYFLGVGIDVWVALSIAALTVLIKGGTFFIPGSLGAQEGGYTLLLMTFGYSEVTGITFALIRRMREILWIVFGLVCLMFLKGQGGEPDQ, from the coding sequence GTGCTTAAACTGCTTTTCCTGGTCGTCGGCCTTGCGGCCCTGGTCGGGATTGTTCTCCACATCGGTCTCGAACCGATTCAGCATACCGTTTCACAATTAGGTCTCCTACATTTCGGGCTCATCCTCCTTCCCATGATTCTGGTATACGGGTTAGAAGCCATGGGATGGCAACTTACTCTGGGTTCTCATGCTCGCCATGTCGGGTTCATGCGGTTATTTGCCATCCGGATGGCTGGCGAAACCGTGAATGTCACGACTCCCACGGCCTATGTCGGCGGGGAGCCCCTGAAGGCCTATCTTCTAAAACGATACGGGGTGCCAATGGTGGATGGGTTGGCGTCCGTGATTACCGCGAAGACCGCTATGACCTTCGCCCAAGTGCTTTTTATCTTGCTGGGATTGGCAGTGGCTTTTTGGATACTTGGCGATTCAGGTCATTCCTGGATGGCGATGCTGGTCAGTGTGGGAGTCTTAGCGTTTGGCGTCGGGCTGTTTGTGCTGCTCCAACGTCGCGGTCTCGGTATGGGGTGCTTGGGCCTTTTACGGGCATGCGGTATCAGGTTCTCCTTTCTTGAAAAGCGGGAACCACAACTCCAGGAGCTGGACGGCACAATCCGTGGATTTTATTCTCAGCACCGGCAGACCTTTTATGCGGCGTTGGCCTTATTTTTTTTGGCGTGGATGATGGAAACGCTTGAGGTGTATGCCATTCTCTACTTTCTCGGTGTGGGGATCGATGTGTGGGTAGCCCTCTCAATTGCGGCGCTCACGGTACTCATTAAAGGCGGAACATTTTTCATTCCAGGAAGCCTGGGTGCACAAGAAGGGGGATACACCTTACTATTGATGACTTTTGGTTATTCGGAAGTGACGGGAATCACCTTTGCGCTTATTCGACGAATGCGAGAAATTCTCTGGATTGTCTTTGGTCTTGTTTGCCTGATGTTTTTGAAAGGTCAAGGTGGTGAGCCGGACCAGTGA
- a CDS encoding ATP-binding protein, translating into MRCRKCPKRAVLGLPRHNTAFCGDCLTEFVRTQVQRAIKAQQMFSPEDRVLVAVSGGKDSLTLWEILLKLGYRVDALYVDLGIPGYSSRSKEKVEQFAKVVAEPCGSQLTIHTVEEDAGAGIKELANLIKRPTCSACGTIKRYQFNRVAWQNHYDAMATGHNLDDEAARLLGNVLQWQEEYLQKQSPSLPASVEGFAKKVKPLYRMTEREIAAYAVVNRIDYLVEECPMAKGAKMLVYKDALNRLEAESPGTKQRFYWGFLDRQEKSSSVAPSMSQIDQTTLQPCTVCSQPTTAGTCSFCRMMARAKTAVK; encoded by the coding sequence ATGCGCTGCCGAAAATGTCCAAAACGGGCGGTGCTGGGACTACCAAGGCACAATACAGCGTTTTGTGGGGACTGTCTCACTGAATTTGTGCGAACCCAGGTGCAACGAGCCATTAAGGCTCAACAGATGTTTTCCCCTGAAGACCGCGTTCTAGTTGCCGTTTCCGGAGGAAAAGACAGCCTGACCCTTTGGGAAATTCTCCTGAAATTAGGGTATCGGGTCGATGCCTTGTATGTTGATTTAGGCATTCCGGGTTATTCCAGCCGGTCAAAAGAAAAAGTCGAACAGTTTGCCAAAGTGGTGGCTGAACCCTGCGGATCCCAACTGACGATTCATACCGTGGAAGAAGATGCGGGAGCCGGGATCAAAGAATTAGCAAATCTGATCAAGCGCCCCACATGCTCAGCCTGTGGCACGATTAAACGGTATCAGTTTAATCGGGTGGCCTGGCAAAACCACTACGACGCGATGGCCACCGGCCATAATTTAGATGATGAGGCGGCTAGACTTCTGGGCAATGTCCTGCAATGGCAGGAGGAATATTTGCAGAAACAGTCGCCAAGCCTTCCCGCCTCCGTCGAAGGCTTTGCGAAGAAAGTAAAACCGCTCTACCGCATGACCGAACGGGAAATTGCCGCCTATGCCGTGGTCAACCGGATTGACTATTTAGTCGAAGAATGCCCGATGGCCAAAGGCGCAAAGATGTTGGTATATAAAGACGCGCTTAATCGCTTAGAAGCGGAATCCCCGGGAACCAAGCAACGGTTTTATTGGGGATTCCTTGATAGACAGGAGAAATCGTCCTCTGTGGCTCCATCAATGAGCCAGATCGACCAAACCACCTTGCAACCCTGTACCGTGTGCAGCCAACCCACGACTGCGGGAACCTGCTCATTTTGTCGCATGATGGCCCGCGCCAAAACGGCAGTGAAGTAA
- a CDS encoding MoaD/ThiS family protein: protein MKVHLSHPTRDLVLQGPKRVADIFKELDLIPEAFLIIRGQDLMTEDETVADGDSIEIRPVISGG from the coding sequence ATGAAAGTCCATCTTAGTCATCCCACTCGTGACCTGGTCCTTCAAGGCCCCAAACGGGTTGCCGACATTTTCAAAGAGCTCGATTTAATCCCTGAGGCTTTCTTGATCATACGCGGGCAGGATCTCATGACCGAAGACGAAACCGTGGCGGATGGGGATAGCATTGAAATCCGCCCGGTCATATCCGGAGGGTAA
- the tkt gene encoding transketolase: protein MKPACDYQDQLCINTIRTLSMDAVQAANSGHPGTPMALAPVAYWLWNRILRSDPDDPIWPNRDRFVLSAGHASMLLYSLLHLCGVKSVNGQYERLGELSVTLEDIKRFRQLESKCPGHPEYRWTSGIETTTGPLGQGVATSVGMAIAQRWMAGYFNRPDFEMFNYNVYAICGDGCLMEGVSSEAASLAGHLKLSNLCWIYDNNKITIEGPTDLAFSEDVATRFIAYGWNVTRVGDANDLKMLDRAFVTFLKESERPTLIIVDSHIGYGAPNKQDTHSAHGEPLGEDEIRLAKRYYGWPEDARFLVPEEVPAHFQQGIGKRGKELRTSWMARFAEYQAQYPELAGHLYQMQHRQLPDGWDRKVPVFPPDAKGLAGREVSGIVLNALAATIPWFFGGAADLAPSTKTRLTFEGAGDLTGSNPSGRNIHFGVREHAMGAILNGLSLSKVRPYGSGFLIFSDYARPAIRLSALMEIPVVHIFTHDSIGVGEDGPTHQPIEQISSLRAIPGLMVFRPGDANEIVEAWKVIMELRHEPVIMIVSRQAIPTLDRTKYAAASGVAKGAYILADSPDGCPEVLLLGTGSEVPLCVQAHEQLGLEGIKSRVVSMPSWELFEQQSEGYRRSVIPPDVTARVSVEQASVFGWGNYVGTQGHSIGMKSFGASAPLKELAKKFGFTVEHVVAAAKAQIARHQAHATTADR from the coding sequence ATGAAACCCGCATGCGATTACCAGGACCAGCTTTGTATTAACACCATTCGCACCTTATCGATGGATGCGGTACAAGCCGCAAACTCCGGGCATCCCGGTACCCCGATGGCCTTGGCTCCTGTCGCCTATTGGCTTTGGAATCGAATCTTGCGTTCTGATCCGGACGATCCCATCTGGCCGAATCGTGACCGGTTTGTTCTCTCAGCCGGGCATGCGTCAATGTTGCTCTATTCTCTGTTGCATCTCTGTGGCGTGAAATCGGTGAACGGGCAATATGAGCGATTGGGTGAACTTTCGGTGACGTTGGAGGATATCAAACGGTTCCGGCAATTAGAGAGTAAATGCCCAGGTCATCCTGAGTATCGTTGGACATCGGGTATCGAAACGACGACCGGTCCCTTAGGTCAGGGTGTCGCAACCAGTGTGGGCATGGCGATTGCGCAACGATGGATGGCCGGATATTTCAATCGGCCGGATTTTGAAATGTTTAACTATAATGTGTATGCCATTTGTGGTGATGGGTGTCTCATGGAAGGCGTGTCATCCGAGGCCGCGTCTCTTGCCGGACATCTCAAGTTATCAAATCTCTGTTGGATCTATGACAACAATAAGATCACCATTGAAGGCCCTACGGACTTGGCCTTTAGCGAAGATGTGGCTACCAGATTTATTGCCTACGGTTGGAATGTGACCCGTGTGGGTGATGCGAATGATCTCAAGATGCTGGATCGCGCTTTTGTGACGTTTTTAAAGGAATCAGAGCGTCCAACGTTGATCATTGTGGATAGCCATATCGGGTATGGCGCTCCGAATAAGCAGGATACGCATTCCGCTCATGGTGAACCATTAGGTGAAGACGAAATCAGGTTGGCTAAACGCTATTATGGTTGGCCGGAAGACGCACGATTTCTTGTGCCCGAGGAGGTGCCGGCTCATTTCCAACAGGGTATCGGGAAACGAGGCAAAGAGTTGCGGACCTCATGGATGGCCCGCTTTGCAGAATATCAAGCCCAATATCCGGAATTGGCTGGCCACTTGTATCAAATGCAACATAGACAATTGCCCGATGGCTGGGACCGTAAAGTTCCTGTTTTTCCGCCTGATGCCAAGGGACTTGCCGGACGGGAGGTGTCGGGAATCGTCTTGAATGCCTTGGCGGCCACTATTCCCTGGTTCTTCGGTGGTGCCGCAGACCTGGCTCCCTCCACGAAGACTCGATTAACTTTTGAGGGAGCCGGGGATTTGACTGGCAGCAATCCATCAGGACGGAATATCCATTTTGGGGTTCGGGAGCATGCAATGGGCGCTATTTTGAACGGCCTGTCTTTGTCAAAAGTTCGCCCCTATGGCTCAGGATTTCTCATCTTTAGCGATTATGCCAGACCGGCGATCCGGTTAAGTGCCTTGATGGAAATCCCCGTCGTGCATATCTTTACCCATGATTCCATTGGGGTCGGGGAAGATGGACCGACCCACCAGCCTATTGAACAAATCTCTTCGCTTCGCGCAATTCCCGGGTTAATGGTGTTCCGCCCTGGAGATGCCAACGAAATTGTCGAAGCCTGGAAGGTGATTATGGAATTGCGGCATGAACCGGTGATTATGATCGTTTCGCGGCAGGCGATTCCCACACTGGATCGCACGAAATATGCGGCTGCCTCCGGCGTGGCCAAAGGCGCTTATATCCTGGCTGACTCTCCAGATGGGTGCCCAGAGGTCTTATTGCTCGGAACGGGAAGCGAAGTCCCATTGTGCGTGCAAGCCCATGAGCAATTGGGGCTCGAAGGGATAAAAAGCCGGGTCGTCAGTATGCCTTCCTGGGAATTGTTTGAACAACAATCGGAAGGCTATCGCCGCTCGGTCATTCCCCCAGATGTCACCGCGCGGGTATCGGTCGAGCAAGCCTCTGTCTTTGGATGGGGGAACTATGTCGGAACTCAGGGCCATTCGATAGGGATGAAATCGTTCGGCGCCTCGGCTCCGCTCAAGGAATTAGCTAAAAAATTTGGTTTTACGGTTGAGCATGTGGTGGCAGCGGCCAAGGCGCAGATTGCACGGCATCAAGCCCATGCGACAACCGCTGACCGCTAA
- a CDS encoding bifunctional transaldolase/phosoglucose isomerase, translating to MNPLVQLREMGQSPWYDYIRRGLITSGDLQTLIEKDGLMGMTSNPSIFEKAIAGSADYDEAIAQVASQVTSVKQIYEGVAIRDIQDAADLMRTVYETSDGRDGYVSLEVSPDLAFDTQGTIDEAVRLWQTVSRDNVMIKVPGTPQGLPAIEELLSQGININVTLLFSVVMYEQVAWSYIRGLKRLAAHRGNLHRIASVASFFVSRIDTLIDKKLETKISKESRPAQRAMMEGLLGKVAIANAKLAYQIFQEVFASSEFQPLKAEGARVQRVLWASTGTKNPKYPDTYYVDNLIGPDTVNTMPEATFTAFRTRGTVKNTIQEGLAEAKKTMQQLAEAGISMEEVTDTLLKDGAQLFLDAFDQLMGVISRKRAIILGEKVDRVTYSVGLLQPKIDEALNEFQHTNLVRRLWGKDPSVWHHDPAHQEIIRNALGWLRITEQQLSSIPRLLDLAKEIKEAGFQDVLILGMGGSSLCPEVCRMTFGKIPGYPELHVLDSTVPSQVRAFEHRVELAKTLCVVASKSGSTTEPLVFQKYFFERMRQVVGEKAGNHFVAITDPGSLLEQVAKELRFRHILPGVPEIGGRYSALSNFGMVPAALMGVNIEHFLYRAERMRHSCGASVPPQDNPSVILGTVLGICAKAGKDKLTFVTSPALWDLGAWFEQLVAESTGKEGKGIIPIDGESLGDPEVYDQDRVFAYIRYEQGIDVTQETKVKALEAAGHPVIRINVADLINLGEQFFLWEMATAVAGALLEINAFDQPNVQESKDYTKKYLEAFTRNGTLPDSLPFLTDGNVTVYTDEQNASVLKGKASLEAVLGAHFARIQSGDYLAINAYVERTDPVHAIFQRMRTNIRENKKVATTLGYGPRFLHSTGQLHKGGPNSGVFIQVTCDDREDLSIPGEPYSFGVLKAAQALGDMQSLSSRQRRVIRLHLEADVEKGLSRLEQLIEASIGSHVH from the coding sequence ATGAATCCACTCGTCCAACTTCGTGAGATGGGGCAAAGTCCCTGGTATGACTATATTCGTCGTGGTTTGATTACCTCCGGGGACCTACAGACGCTTATTGAGAAGGACGGCCTCATGGGTATGACCTCGAATCCCTCGATTTTTGAAAAAGCGATTGCAGGGAGTGCAGACTATGATGAAGCGATTGCACAGGTCGCGTCTCAGGTGACGAGCGTCAAACAGATTTATGAGGGAGTAGCCATTCGAGACATCCAGGATGCAGCCGATCTTATGCGGACAGTCTATGAGACCTCGGACGGTCGTGATGGCTATGTGAGCTTGGAGGTTTCCCCGGATTTGGCGTTCGATACACAAGGCACCATCGATGAAGCGGTCCGTTTGTGGCAAACCGTTTCCCGGGACAATGTCATGATTAAAGTGCCTGGAACCCCTCAGGGGTTACCCGCCATTGAGGAACTGCTGTCCCAAGGCATCAACATCAATGTGACTCTGTTATTCAGTGTGGTGATGTATGAACAGGTGGCCTGGAGTTATATCCGTGGGTTGAAACGGTTGGCAGCGCATAGAGGGAATTTGCATCGTATTGCCTCGGTGGCCAGCTTTTTCGTCAGTCGAATTGATACTCTGATTGATAAAAAATTAGAGACGAAAATCTCGAAAGAATCCCGTCCTGCCCAACGAGCGATGATGGAAGGTCTTTTGGGAAAGGTCGCCATTGCGAATGCCAAGCTGGCCTATCAAATCTTTCAGGAAGTCTTTGCGAGCTCCGAATTTCAACCCCTCAAAGCAGAAGGCGCACGAGTCCAGCGGGTTCTTTGGGCCAGCACGGGGACGAAAAACCCCAAATACCCGGATACTTATTATGTTGATAATCTCATCGGTCCGGATACTGTGAACACAATGCCTGAAGCGACATTTACGGCTTTCCGGACGCGCGGAACCGTGAAGAATACGATTCAGGAGGGCCTCGCTGAAGCGAAAAAAACCATGCAGCAGTTGGCCGAAGCTGGAATTTCAATGGAGGAGGTCACCGACACTCTCCTGAAGGATGGCGCACAATTATTTTTGGATGCCTTTGATCAATTAATGGGCGTGATTAGCCGGAAACGGGCCATCATCTTGGGGGAAAAAGTGGATCGGGTCACCTATTCGGTTGGCCTTCTGCAGCCGAAGATTGACGAGGCGCTCAATGAATTTCAGCATACCAATCTGGTTCGCCGTTTGTGGGGCAAAGATCCGTCTGTCTGGCATCACGATCCTGCTCATCAGGAGATTATTCGGAATGCCTTGGGATGGTTGCGAATCACTGAACAACAACTTTCATCGATACCCCGATTGCTGGATTTGGCAAAAGAGATCAAGGAGGCAGGGTTTCAAGATGTTCTGATCCTGGGTATGGGGGGAAGCAGCTTGTGTCCGGAAGTCTGCCGGATGACCTTTGGCAAAATTCCCGGATATCCCGAATTACATGTTTTGGATAGTACGGTACCCTCGCAGGTGCGGGCATTTGAGCATCGGGTCGAATTGGCAAAAACGTTGTGTGTGGTAGCCAGTAAATCGGGATCCACGACCGAACCCCTCGTGTTTCAAAAATATTTCTTTGAGCGTATGCGGCAGGTTGTCGGAGAGAAGGCGGGCAATCATTTTGTGGCCATTACCGATCCTGGCTCGTTGCTGGAGCAAGTGGCCAAGGAGCTGCGTTTCCGACATATTCTGCCGGGGGTTCCAGAAATTGGCGGGCGATATTCGGCTCTTTCTAATTTTGGCATGGTCCCTGCCGCTTTAATGGGCGTGAATATTGAGCATTTCTTGTATCGGGCGGAGCGCATGCGTCATTCCTGTGGGGCCAGCGTGCCCCCTCAGGATAATCCGAGTGTGATCCTCGGGACGGTCCTGGGTATATGTGCCAAGGCTGGAAAGGACAAATTGACTTTTGTGACCTCGCCGGCACTATGGGATCTAGGTGCGTGGTTCGAACAATTGGTGGCTGAAAGCACGGGGAAAGAAGGAAAGGGAATTATTCCCATTGATGGGGAATCCTTAGGAGACCCTGAGGTCTACGACCAGGATCGGGTCTTTGCCTATATCCGATATGAACAAGGAATTGATGTCACGCAGGAAACTAAAGTAAAGGCACTTGAGGCAGCCGGCCATCCGGTGATTCGCATCAACGTCGCCGATCTGATTAATCTTGGTGAGCAATTTTTCTTATGGGAAATGGCGACGGCGGTGGCCGGAGCTTTGTTAGAGATTAATGCGTTCGATCAGCCAAACGTTCAGGAAAGTAAGGATTACACAAAGAAATATTTAGAAGCCTTCACCCGGAACGGCACCTTGCCGGATTCCCTCCCTTTCCTGACTGATGGTAATGTGACCGTCTATACCGATGAGCAGAACGCCTCTGTCCTTAAAGGCAAGGCTTCATTAGAAGCCGTGCTGGGCGCGCATTTCGCTCGTATCCAATCAGGGGATTATTTGGCCATCAATGCCTACGTGGAACGTACCGATCCGGTTCATGCAATTTTTCAACGCATGCGCACCAACATTCGTGAGAACAAAAAGGTTGCAACCACTTTAGGATATGGCCCACGATTTCTCCATTCCACGGGGCAATTGCATAAGGGTGGACCCAATTCTGGAGTTTTTATTCAGGTGACATGTGATGATCGGGAAGATCTTTCCATTCCTGGTGAACCATATTCGTTTGGCGTGTTGAAAGCCGCGCAAGCATTGGGCGATATGCAAAGCCTGAGTAGTCGTCAACGACGGGTCATTCGCCTTCACCTAGAGGCCGATGTTGAAAAGGGGTTGTCTCGCCTGGAGCAATTAATTGAAGCCAGCATCGGTTCGCATGTTCACTAG
- the zwf gene encoding glucose-6-phosphate dehydrogenase translates to MSPIESSPRTEAPVTTNRTAATQPCTIVIFGASGDLTQRKLLPALYNLLLDGLLPDNFAVLGLGRKPLSDEAFRGIAREGIEQFSRQTLEPDKWKTFQSRLFYCAGDISASDYYGQIRDRLKDIESPFKLPGNRIFYLAIPPTSFAPACEGLQKAGLVAVPDQADTYSRVIVEKPIGHDLSSARAINTAIGNVFDESQIYRIDHYLGKETVQNIMVMRFANSIFEPLWNHKYIDHVQLTVSEAVTLGTRATYYETAGALRDMVQNHILQLLCLIAMEPPYSLDPDVVRNARMDVLRGLRPIRGQDVEKMTVRAQYAHGSIKGQEVPGYRREEGVQPDSTTETYVALKVFVENWRWAGVPFYIRTGKAMPTRASEIAVQFKDIPQILFNANPQIPQAPNLLTLRIQPEEGMALRIISKVPGTKAQTHPVDMDFHYGDAFKAPSPEAYERLLLDVMAGDTSLFMRRDAVEASWKWVTDILEGWSDYETKWLPEYPAGSWGPVEADRLIHAGGHHWRKI, encoded by the coding sequence ATGTCACCCATTGAATCTTCTCCTAGGACCGAAGCCCCCGTCACGACCAACCGAACCGCAGCAACTCAACCGTGCACGATTGTTATTTTCGGTGCCTCGGGCGATTTGACCCAGCGTAAACTTCTGCCGGCCCTCTACAACCTGCTCCTGGACGGCTTGTTACCGGACAATTTCGCCGTACTGGGATTAGGCCGGAAGCCTCTTTCGGATGAGGCTTTTCGCGGGATTGCCCGTGAAGGCATTGAACAATTTTCCCGGCAAACACTTGAACCTGACAAGTGGAAAACATTTCAAAGTCGATTGTTTTATTGTGCAGGAGATATTTCCGCCTCCGACTATTACGGGCAAATCCGTGACCGGTTGAAGGACATTGAATCACCATTCAAACTACCGGGCAATCGCATTTTTTATTTAGCCATTCCGCCAACCTCCTTTGCACCCGCATGCGAGGGGCTCCAGAAGGCCGGGTTAGTGGCAGTCCCCGATCAAGCGGACACGTACTCTCGTGTCATTGTGGAAAAACCGATTGGACACGATTTGTCTTCTGCTCGAGCGATTAATACGGCCATCGGAAATGTCTTCGATGAATCCCAAATTTATCGCATCGATCATTATCTGGGAAAAGAGACCGTGCAGAATATTATGGTCATGCGGTTTGCCAACTCCATCTTTGAACCGCTATGGAACCATAAATACATCGACCACGTGCAATTGACCGTCAGCGAAGCCGTCACCCTCGGTACCCGAGCCACCTATTACGAAACAGCAGGAGCCCTTCGAGACATGGTGCAAAATCACATTTTGCAACTGCTCTGCCTGATCGCGATGGAGCCCCCCTACTCGCTGGATCCGGATGTGGTACGGAATGCTCGGATGGATGTGTTACGGGGACTGCGCCCCATTCGCGGACAAGACGTCGAAAAGATGACCGTTCGGGCCCAGTATGCCCATGGCAGCATCAAGGGGCAAGAAGTCCCTGGCTATCGACGAGAGGAAGGGGTCCAACCTGACTCCACTACGGAGACATATGTGGCCTTAAAAGTTTTTGTAGAAAACTGGCGCTGGGCCGGAGTGCCATTTTATATTCGCACGGGGAAAGCCATGCCGACGCGCGCCAGCGAAATCGCTGTCCAATTCAAGGACATTCCCCAGATTTTATTTAATGCCAATCCGCAAATTCCCCAGGCTCCGAACCTGCTCACGCTTCGTATTCAACCCGAAGAAGGCATGGCCCTTCGCATTATTTCTAAAGTACCGGGGACCAAAGCCCAAACGCATCCGGTTGATATGGACTTTCACTACGGTGATGCCTTTAAGGCACCTTCTCCGGAAGCCTATGAACGATTGCTGTTGGATGTCATGGCGGGGGATACGTCCTTGTTCATGCGACGGGATGCCGTTGAGGCTTCGTGGAAATGGGTCACGGATATCCTCGAAGGGTGGAGTGACTATGAAACCAAATGGTTACCCGAATATCCGGCTGGTAGCTGGGGGCCCGTCGAAGCCGATCGACTGATTCATGCGGGCGGGCACCATTGGCGAAAAATCTAG